Genomic DNA from Excalfactoria chinensis isolate bCotChi1 chromosome 22, bCotChi1.hap2, whole genome shotgun sequence:
GGAGGGTGAGAGCAGGCAGTGCGCGTGTGTATACATCCCGCGCATGCGCCGTTCGCTCCGTTACGTAAGTAGGGAGTGACGTTCTGGAAGGTTCGCGGCTGCTCTCAGTCGGCGCTCAGCTCGCTGTGGGGACGGTTGTGTTCTCTCGGAGCTCCGCCGGTTCGGATCGCGGCGCGTTCTCTGGGCTCGGCCTTTCGCTATGGGAGTGACTCACGAAGCGGGGTTGTCCCCTCGGGCACCGCCGTCGGAGCAGGATCCGTGTGGGGGGGGAGCGGCTGCGTGTAGCGGGTGAGGAGGCccggggggggcggcggcgcggcctggggctgctgggcgggatgggatgggatgggatgggatggggggggggggcggatCGTTCGCTGTGGGGCCGCGGGCTGCTGTTGTGTTACGGCCCCGCCTCACTCGCCGTTGTGTCGTTGCAGGAGCGCCGTTGGGACTCACGGGAGTCAACAGCGGGGATGTCCGGCGGCCCCCAGCGGTAAGCGGCCGGCTGCGGCCTCATGAGAAGCATTGCTGGCCTCCGAGCAGTACGGAgtggggggtgggaggcagCTCGGACGTTCCCCTGGGCTGTGCGGTGCTCCGTGACCTTGGGCTCTGCTTAAAGGTGATGGGTGGAGCTTAATCAGCTCTTACAGATGCCTTGGTAGCTCTTATGGACAGTAAGCAGTGAATCTAACCTCAGTGGTTCAGCAGACAAACCTTGAGCAGCAGAGTGTTAACGCAGTGCTTATACTATAGGTTCGCTGAACAGAGAAGCTGTTTTGATGTGCTCCCTTAACAAGTCATATCCTGTGATCCCttagctgtgttttctgctaTGTATGAAGAACATGTAAGACTCTACTGGTGTAGTTTATTGGCATGATTTGGTCGAGATCATTGGCCTATCAATGAGCTGTGGAAGTAATGCATGAATTCTATTCTGACCTTGGAGGCAGATGTTTGTTTTGTCCCTCCTGGTGCACTTAGAACAGATGGGAACTTGAGTACCTTGAAAGCTTTGTTTGGGATAAGGAAATAGTAGTAACTTTCATCTTCACAAAAGTTGTGTGAGGGGCATTAAAGCCAACACAAAGCTTTCAAAACTCATGGTTTGCACTAAAGCTTTCTTAAACTTtaatatagaatcacagattgaccaaggttggaagaaacctctaagatcatccagtccagccgtcctaccaccagtatttcctcactaaaccatgttcttCAGCACAAGatctaaacatttcttcaccacttcctgagcagcctgtcccAGAAGTCTGACCACAGGGCAGGAAATGATGCTGCTCATAATTGTCAGGAAAAATTGTCAGCATTCAATTATCCTTGAACTTCTTGCTTGTGTGCTGTGTCATAATGTTTGTTGGTGGCGTGTATGTCAATTGCTGTTTGTAAATGATTCGtatcttcatttgtttctgtcttctttacCCAGGAACAGAGACTGGATACTGCAGaacaacagtaaaaacagaATTGGGTTCTGAAAGTACCTGCAAGGAGGAAGTGGTGGCTCGAAAGAGCAATGATATGGCAAACTGCATGGATGATTTGAGTCTCAATTCGCCAAAGAAAAGAGATAATTGTTTGAGATCcaaaagaagctgcagcagGTCATCATCAAGGTCATCCAGTCGgtcttcctgcagctcccagtcCAGTTCAAGTACGTCCTCTTCAGCTTCCTCCAGGAGTTGGAGTCGGTCCAGATCCAGGTCTAGGGATCGAAGATACAGTTCCCGAAGGTACAGAAGATGCTCCCGTTCCTATTCCAGAAGCCGCTCAAGATCGCGTGGCTACAGGAGATACAGAGGAAGGTACCACTCCAGGCACTACAGGAGGTACCACCGTTCTCCTCCGAGGTACAGATCACGCAGCAGGTCGTGGTCCCGTGGAAGATCATATTACAGAAGGTCCTATTCAAGAAGCAGGTCGCGTTCAAGAGGCCGAAGAAACTATGGGTTTGGGCGGACAGTGTACCCTGAGGCTTAcaggagctggagaagcaggTCACGAACGAGGTCTCGGAGTAGGTCACCTCTGCACTTGAGTGAGAAAGGTACTTGGAGACTTTGGGTGTGAGCATTGAAAGCAGGTCTTTTATGAGCTAGATAAGTTGTAGGCTCTGTAGTTACTTTATAGAGCCTATCTGATAATAGCAGGTTGCAAGGAAGTCTTGCTATatctataaaaatatattaaggtGGGGGGTAAAAGCAGCAGTTCAGAGCATATCTTTATATTTCAACTGAAGCTGTACCTCCCAAGTTGAGATGAAAATCCATCAGAGTTAATGCTTCAGTGGTATAGCTGCAGTTCATAGGGTTGTATTGGAAGGATACATATGTTAAAAATCAATAACCTTCTTCTTTTAGAAAAGAGGGATCTTCTGGAAATTGCAAAGGCTAATGCTGCAAAAGCTCTGGGAACAGAAAATATAGTCCTGCCTGCTAGCTTGAAGATCCGTACTGCTTCTAAGGAGACCAGCAGTATTAAGAAAGAGCATGAAGACTCTGGGGAGTCGGATGAGGTAAGTATGAACTGGAGTGTTGGGAATGAAAAGGTCAACACTTAAAGACTTGTGGTCTGCATGGATGTGCCGTGATTCCTTTTTCCTTACTGAGGAGTTTGTAATTACAAGTTCAAACTCCTGAACAGAGAACTGAGGTTGAGCAGAATGCTAAAAAGTGCTGTAGAAACCACTGTAGACTTTGCTTTTCACTGCGAGTACACTGGATTCTGAAGGGCAGTGGATtcagggctgggctggatggggtccCAGTGGCAACCAGCCTGTGGctggggttggagctgggtgatctttaaggtcccctcctACCCAAGCTGTGTtgtggctctgtgctgcatgCAGGCTTTCCCTGGTGTTCCAACATTAGGAAGGGGAGAGAATTATAGTTCTTCCAGCTTCTCAATGGTAGTGTTGTATTGCTCATTacagaaactatttttttcttgaccTAAAACAAGGAGACTCCTTAGCaaacctgttgtttttttcttgttaaggTTAATTTTACTACCTTTTCTAACAGTTAAAAGCTTTTCATATGTAATAAACTATTTCCCAGAAATTACATACCCGAACACACAATGCATTTTAcatgctttatttctgtcttaTAGAAATCATGACTATGGTTCCAGACATGATGAAGAAAATCTGTTGGTAATTAAGGGTCTTGTGGGCTGTAGCTGCTGTGAATTTAAGGGAGGGAGAAACTTCAGCATCTTAAACTGAGCTGTAGTTTGGCTGTGTTAATGCTGTGTTAATCTGATTGATGGTAAATGCAAAACTGCAATAACTTTACATCTATCCAATGCTGCTATTTCAAATGGAAGTAAATTTGCTAAAGGTTTTAGACAAATGGTACAGGCACCCCTTTCATAATATATGCAATATATTCCAGATGTTGAGAGAGTACAGAAGAAGAGGCCTGCATCACTTGCAGAtaagtttgttgttgttatccAAAGCTCTGCAGGATTAACGTGCAGAACTTCATGCGACTTATTCTGACACTACATTTCATTGTATGGCATTCCATGCTTTGAATCATTTGAATACTCTTTAAAACTGTAACTGGGGCATGGATATCAGGTCATATCAGGTCCTTGAATTGGCACAAGGACCTTGATTATAAATACTGGTTTTCACATTGAACTCAATGCTGATCTATTGGCACGTTTGGTAGCTTCTGGCTACTTTTGTTGTAAATATCTGATACAACTGTACTGGAAAGTTATTAACTTGTAAAGGCTGCCTTAACCTACAGAGGGTGTTGTATCCTCCCACTGAAGTGTTGTGTGCTTTTCTCTAGCAACCCAAAGGACTGACAGAAATCATAACCAAAAGTGGAGTGGAGAGAGCAACCGCACGGAGCATCTCGTTCAGCCCTAATGTAAGTGAGCTTTCCAGAGATGGAAGTCCCATGATTGATCCCTCTTGTATCAGTCTCCACAGCAGTGATGGCCAAATCAAACAGCAATGGTAACACTTGGAGGgctttgctgttcctttcctgaaggagctggatcAGTACTTGAGCAGTACAGTGCTGTTAATGTACTACAGTAATGTTTAAAATGGATGTAGACGTTTCTGCTCATAACTCTCAGTGCCTgtgagctttttgtttctggCATTTCTCACTGCAACTTGAAGTTGCATCTTTGGTTATGTTTGAGTAATGCAAAGGTGGGGCGGTTATTCAGCATTTTGGGTCAGTTAAATGTCAATACAAGCCTCTTAAAGTTGTTGGGTCTTTGTTATCTTTCCAGTGgtttaaaatgtaatttcttttccagaacACAATGGCAAAGCCGGTACAACAGAAGCCAGTGAACCATGTTGTTAAAGAACCATCCATTTCTCCAGGAAGAGAAGATGACAGAAAGGGAAGTCCTTATGGGCAGTGGGTTCCGGtcaagaaggaggagaaaaagttCCTCAACTTCTCACCCAAAAACACGCTGTTCCGAGCACGCTAGAATAGCTCTGTTCCTTAGACTGAGTATCCTAATAGCAGCTGGGTAGTGAGGTGTGACCTTTCCTGATGAGCTTGAAGGCTTGTTGAGTATTTATTTTGATATCTTTAATTTTGGAATCTTAGGTTTCTCTTTCAGATGTATATCGCAGTGATCCAGAAGCCACAGATGGAATCTTGtgtatatttgtaaatatttttgtattgctTTAATGGACTAGAACTTAACAGGTGggtaatttttttctaaagacTAGTTCAGTAGCTGTTAATTCGAACAGTTAAATTCCATTGTGTAACAGTTTACTTCAAGTAAATAAAGTTCACTTTTGCACTGGCATCTGTATATCAAGTATTgggctctttttttcctctccagtgGTTATTTCCAGGTTTAAGTTCCACTTATTGGAAAGTGTGACAAGATTTGAAGGTCACCTTGAAAACAGACCTTCATACTGGTATCATTCCTTCCAGGCTGTGGCAAACTGAGGTTAACTGTGGTGGATACCCTTCTGCAAATGGCAATCTGTTGTGTCTGGCTGCCCTGTGAAGCCATCACCATTTCATCTTAATAAAAAAGAGGCTTAATAGCTCTTTATTTCTATATAATTGAAGTGAGATTGGGCTGGAAGACTGTTAAAGAAGTGTTGCTAAATAGCTAGAGCAATACGATTTTAACATGTATTTTCATCTTGCTAAACAAACATCTTCAGATAACTGAAACGCTTTTAATCAGAGTGAGAGTTTATTGAGAACATGACATTGGAGGAGCTGGCTGCTCAGCAAGTAAAGCTTATAATACAACTGCAGGCATGTGCTGTGCACATCTGCTGTATGAAACACGCCATCTTAGACACTGCTTCAGGGGGTTCAGGCAGAGGAGGGCTGTAGcttgtgctctgctgggtgtCGCAGTTCAGACAGCTGTTCCTCTCTCCAAGTTCTGTTTGATTTCAGCCGTGTACTTCCCATAGAAGCGCTCTGCCTTCTTATTGAACTTGGCATTTCTTTCATTGATGTAATCAATATCCGCATCGTCGTTGTAAGGACGTCTCCGGCTGTACTTCTCACGCTTCTCAATTCTGCAAGGCAAGCATCAGTGTTTAAAGGCCTGCAGGTGGCTCTGTGCACTTAACTAAGGAATGATGGCACATGCAGGAATGGTGACATTGATCTCCTTCACTCACTGTTTTTCAAGATCTGCAACCATTCTGTCGATCCCTTCCTTATCTGGCACGTGAGTTCCATGGAGGAGGCTGTCAGATGTTGGATAGAGCGCTTCACCACTGAGAACAGCAGAAGATGAGCAGCAGTTTACAGATACAATAGATTTAATCTTGCAAGGCACTTAATTTCTAACTGCAGGAGTTAGAGATGCAATGAGAACATGCTGATCCTAAACTTAAACATACCTATACAGGATAAAGAACTCAGCACTAAAATCTTTCTATTTGAATGCAAACACGGCAACTTCTAATATCAAAacctgctgaaaaataaaactaagaaagCACCAAACCCCccaaaacattaaagaaaacaaatacagctaaGAAATAGCAAACAGCTCGCCCATCTAAATAACTTCACAGTGGTAGCAGTGTTGCTTCAAAGCCATTAATTGTGAGgttgaaaggaggaaaaaaaaacacaaactgcaATGCTGTCTTCTACCTATTGAAGTAAAGAGTGGAAGTACCACATTATCAAACAGGTTGTGCATTTCATGTTAAATATTACATGTAACAACATACACGTGCTGAAAGGTTTGTTATCTGAAGTCTTGAATAGCCATTTCTAAAGGCAGTACTGGTGACCAGGTGACTGAATGGCACTTACTactgctccttcagcttctcataCTGCTCCAGGTCGGGTTTGATCTGCCTGGTCAGCCTCTGGTATTGGCGCAGCTGAGCAGCTGCGTAATCtttgcaaggaaagaaatgattGTTAAAGTAAAGGCTTTTATTTCATGATTCTGCTCGAAATATGACCACGTTCATTAAGACAATTGTGTAATGAAACGTACCTGAGAATCCTAAATCGggatttttcctcttctttttcctttcccatctctCTGCGTCCTCAGCGCTGATCTCCAACAGCTTCACTCGCTCGTAGTCTTCTCCTCTTGCTGCACATTCCTAATAGAGCACAAATATTGAGCAACAAGGATTGAACTCAAAGCTTACACAGATCAATACGGTCAGCCTCAAGTGCAGAACTAACATACACACATACTCAAGAGCTTAACTGGGTTTTCTCTGGGGGAAATGGGAGCGAGGAAACACAACAAGGGGTAACTCGAGTCAAAGACTCAATGAAAGGGgagcatcactgcagcactccAGAACTGCACCACTGTGCTCTTCTTaccttcttcttctcctccacCTTCAGCTCCCACTCCAGTCGTGCTTTCTTGGCTTCCCAGTTGGGCGGCAATTTGAGCCTCTTGTCTTCCTCCACCACTTCCTGGTGATTCAGCTTGCGAGCTTCGTTCTAGGCACAAAACAACGAACAAAACATCCCATATCAAAGTGACGACgctgcacaaaacaaacccatcCCGCAGCTGATCGAGGCGTCTCAGTGAGGCGCAGAGGCCTGAGACAAACGGGATTCCTTTATGGGAAGGACCGAATCGATTACGGGCAACGAATCCCTTCAGGGCTGCGGCGGCCGCAACCGACTCACACCCGAATTGACCCGGAAACCTCCGTTCTCCCATCGCTTCCCCCGGTCACACCGGCAGCGCAGCTGAGCGCAGCCCGTCCCGTCCCGTACCCGCTTCAAGTGCAGCTCTCGGAACCTCCGCAGCCGCTCTTCTCGCTTCTGGGCCGCCGTCGCCGCCGCGCTGGTCTGCGCCTCGTCCTCCGATCCCGAGGAGCCCTGAAACAAGCCCGCTCAGCGTCCTGCTGGAAGAAAGGCCGCCACGCCGCCCCGCAACCCCCCTCCGCGGCCTCACCCCGTCACCGGGATCCCCCAACCCGCCCAGCGCCGAAACCGCTGCCGCCGCCATTCCGCGCTGCGAGCACTTCCGCTTCCGTCCCAGCACGAACTTCCGCTTCCTCTCACCAGGGGCTGCCCTCGAGCGCCCCCCGGCGGGCGGGAGGTATCAGCGTTATTCATGGCCGCCGGGTCTCCTCGTGGTGCTCGATCTTAAccttcctgctgtgctcctgccgGGCAGGCAGCCTGCAATTACTCTGTGTTTAACGAACACCGCTACATCCAcgtatataaatacatattctCCCCTGCTGGGGAATCAATGGGGTGATGCAAAGCTTCCGTTCGACGCGAGGAAGCAGCTCGCGGGGTGTCAGATGCGCATTGATGCACAGCCGgtgctctgcaggagctgcaaacCCAGGCAGGTTCGGAGCCAGTTACACGGCGATGCTCCGAGCTGAGccttgctgccagcagagggAAGCGCAGCACCGGCGCTGAGCGGAGCCGGCTCTGCAGCACGCAGCGATCGCTGCTCTCCTTTAACCTCAGTGTCTCTGATCGCATCTCCTGGCCTTCGGACCATAGAGCTTTTAGGGGATTCTGTGCCAGCTgggccctgcagctcccccaTAAAGGACCGTCCCTTATGGAGCAGCCAGGCAATGTCCTGTGACAGCTCTGGGTCACTCCTCACCCCATCCAAGTAGGctgaagggaaggaaggcagcCGAGCCCCATAACAGAGGGCTGACCCTCTGCAAAGTGAGCAGCCCTTCCTTTCCATTTAATCACAGAAAACGGAGTGGCTTCTGTGTGCCGTGCACTGCTTTGACCCAGCCAAGCCCCGAGCTCAgcccttctccccttcccttcttaTAGAAGAAACTCAAGAGGTTTTCCTGCCTCGTGCACATTCACTTCTAGCTCCGATACCAGCTCAGGGAGCCCAATTCCTGCTGCAGGTTGCTGAGCGTGTCCCCAGCTTGATGCCACCCGCTGCAAATCACAGCCTGCCTTGAAAAGAGCAAGGAATGAACCCGAAGGGCCGGATCCTGCTCTGGCTGTCAGTGAGTGCACACAGATCTGCTCTCACTGTCATTTACAGTTAACTTATTTTTAGGTTTCaagcatgtttttatttctcacgAGCACAGAACTGGCACTGctgggttgtgtgtgtgtgtgtttattgggatgggggggggggggttataGCTGCTTCCATTGTCTTCTCCAGTTCTGCCTCCCCTGCAGTGCCGAAATGAAGGATTCCAGTTACACATTGTACAGGGGATGGGAGCTCGGAGGAACTGACTCATCTCGGttatatttgtctttttcaaAGGGGAAGGTcctttttttggtgtgtgtgtggggaaaacagcagcaatgatccCCCACCCCACGACAGCAAAAACTGAGGTTGTCTTTAAGGGGGTCCGGAGGGTGACCTCTGTGAGTGCACCCCGGTGTGTTCACAGcttggagctgttggggttgcTCCAGCAGTTTGGGTAGCAGCAAAGGGAGCGTGTGGAGCTGCTTCTCAGCAAAACAGTGGTGGCTCCAATGTGACAGAGGCCACCATGTGCTCCCCAGGATACAGCCAAGCCTGTGTGCCCTGTAGGTAGCAAACCCTGGATCTGAGGACAGTTCCCACTCACAGGGCTTGGCTGAGCCCATGGGAGGCTGCCGCTGCTCCTGGCGTCATGCAGAGTGTGAGGACAGAGCCCAGAAGAGTTCGTGCCATTCTTCTTCGTGCCAGGGAAGCATAAAGGGAAGACGTTGCTGGTTCCAACTGCAGCAGTTTTTATGCAGGGAGGAAAAACACACGCTGTGGTTTAAGCGAGGTGCTGCTCTAGGCCCAAGTGGTGCTTAAAACCTTTCCATTCTCCTGAGCTGGAGCACACCATGTGTTGGTCAGCATCCCTGCCCCAAGTGACAGCCATGCGGTGCTGCTTCTGCCCTGTAGTGCTGCCTCCAGCTCTTTGCTCGCAGGGCTGATCTGCTGCAACTCCCAGGGCAAACCTGCATGTGCAGAGATGTGCTTTGGGTTTGCTGGGAGCTGGATCTGCCATTCCATGGCTTGGACGT
This window encodes:
- the RSRP1 gene encoding arginine/serine-rich protein 1 is translated as MGVTHEAGLSPRAPPSEQDPCGGGAAACSGSAVGTHGSQQRGCPAAPSGTETGYCRTTVKTELGSESTCKEEVVARKSNDMANCMDDLSLNSPKKRDNCLRSKRSCSRSSSRSSSRSSCSSQSSSSTSSSASSRSWSRSRSRSRDRRYSSRRYRRCSRSYSRSRSRSRGYRRYRGRYHSRHYRRYHRSPPRYRSRSRSWSRGRSYYRRSYSRSRSRSRGRRNYGFGRTVYPEAYRSWRSRSRTRSRSRSPLHLSEKEKRDLLEIAKANAAKALGTENIVLPASLKIRTASKETSSIKKEHEDSGESDEQPKGLTEIITKSGVERATARSISFSPNNTMAKPVQQKPVNHVVKEPSISPGREDDRKGSPYGQWVPVKKEEKKFLNFSPKNTLFRAR
- the SYF2 gene encoding pre-mRNA-splicing factor SYF2, which produces MAAAAVSALGGLGDPGDGGSSGSEDEAQTSAAATAAQKREERLRRFRELHLKRNEARKLNHQEVVEEDKRLKLPPNWEAKKARLEWELKVEEKKKECAARGEDYERVKLLEISAEDAERWERKKKRKNPDLGFSDYAAAQLRQYQRLTRQIKPDLEQYEKLKEQYGEALYPTSDSLLHGTHVPDKEGIDRMVADLEKQIEKREKYSRRRPYNDDADIDYINERNAKFNKKAERFYGKYTAEIKQNLERGTAV